DNA sequence from the Oxalobacteraceae sp. CFBP 8761 genome:
CGGCTGCCATCGGTCGAGCCATGGTCCAGCACGAGCAGCCGCCAATCGGTGAAGGTTTGAGCACGAACGCTGTCGATGGCTTCAGCCAAAAACGCTTTCCCGTTTTTCACGGGCAGCAAAATATCAAATTTGGCCATTCTGGACCCTATATGTCGCCTCGTCCGGACGAGCGCCTGGATGGGCGTGGCGTTGCGCCGCAAAGCCATCGATGGCGTCGAGCACGGTGGCCGGCGAGTTGGATGACTTGCGCGCGAAGAGCACTTCGCGCTTTTCGTTGGGGCAGTTGTTGTTGACTGAATCGAGAATGACCGGTTCTGCAAACGTCGGCAAATGACTGGCGTCGATCAGCTCGGGGCCGGTTTTCCCGGGCATCCAGTCGGTATACGTCAAACTATGGCTGATGCTGGCCCTGAACCGCGAATTCCAAAGGATGACCTGAAAATAAAATTCATCGGGACAGTCGACGAACTTGCAGAATCGGTAGATCGCCGGCTGGTTTGCCGTGACATCGAGCACGTGCTGTACTGCCTCACCGCTCAGGCACCACCACTGCGATCCAGTGACCAGCTCCTTGCCCTCGAATACTGTCTTGTAGTCGCGCAGCGGCAAAATGCGGTTGAGGACGCGCTGCAGCGGCCAGCGCAGGCGCGCCAGCGGCTTGCCCTTGCGTATCCACAGGCGCGTAATCCGTTCGATCGGCTTGTTATACGTCACGTCCGGCAGTGGAAATACCTCAATGAATTCTGTGCCGCGATGGCGTGCGAGGAAGGCGTCGATGTAGCCGGGGGTCTGCAGCGGGTAGCAAGCGCCGCTGAGCAGCACGAAGCGCTCGAAGGTATGCGATGCGGACATCGCTACCTTCATCAATTCGAGCGTGGCCTCGACGAGTGACATATCGCCCCATGCGCCATTGATGCGGCGCGTGCAGAACGTCACCGCCGGCGCCAGGGAAGCGAAATGGCTCTGATCCGCCTTGGCGTCGATGTGTACAAAAAACGCGACGCCTGGCGCCGTCAGACGCTGCACCAGCCGCTCCAGATGCGCCGGACGGTCGTGCGCCAGAATCAAATAGGCAATCCGCACCGTCAATACTCGTTAAGAACGGTTCCCACCAGATGCACGCGGGCATCGCCCAATAGTGCGACTAGCTCGCGCATCTTTTTCAGTTGGCTTTGGTCCTGATGCGCAACGATCACGGCTGCCCCGGCGCGGCTGGCGATGAGCTGAGCATCGGAGTACATTTCGCCGGATGGGGTGTCGATCAAAATCACGTCATAGTCAGCAGCCAATTCGCGCAGCAGGCGCCCGAATGACGGGAGACCCAGCAATTCCGAAGGATTCGGCGGCAGCGCACCGGTGGTCAGAACCGACAGGTCTGCCAGCGCAGGGACACGCTGAATAGCGTCCCTGCCGCTGCGGCCCGCCAGCATGGCCGACAGGCCGTCGCGGTTTTCCAGTGCGAACAGCGTGTGCTGACGCGGTGAACGCAAGTCGGCGTCGATCAAGAGCGTGCGCTGATGCTGCTGCGAAAACACCACAGCCAGG
Encoded proteins:
- the epsG gene encoding chain length determinant protein tyrosine kinase EpsG, producing the protein MNSTNPPEAFVTDPGRDERPASRHTDDSIGAILIRSGRLSALDADKVMRFSLARNMRFGDAAVEMGVLTAADIELALSHQYDYDYLLPGESAISADVIAAYEPFTARVESLRALRNQLMWRWFDTGADRRALAITSAESGDGRSFLAANLAVVFSQQHQRTLLIDADLRSPRQHTLFALENRDGLSAMLAGRSGRDAIQRVPALADLSVLTTGALPPNPSELLGLPSFGRLLRELAADYDVILIDTPSGEMYSDAQLIASRAGAAVIVAHQDQSQLKKMRELVALLGDARVHLVGTVLNEY